The following are encoded in a window of Arthrobacter sp. NicSoilB4 genomic DNA:
- the ccsB gene encoding c-type cytochrome biogenesis protein CcsB yields MLPINETMGQFSELFMLLAAGTYTVAFIAFAWDLAKSSKTLRAVDLRAAELSGADAARVPVGAGVGSSSGAADRTDSDVAGPVGRAERPSSVTGAAAGNASGIGQTADGGMRYSAERRAPARVAVALTVLGAAIHAAGVITRAIGAGRVPWGNMYEFLTTGAFVAVAVFLIVLVRRDLRFLGTFVVGLAIIMLVAASVAYWTPVGHLVPALQSYWLIIHVSIAVLSSALFTLTFAMSALQLVQSHRQKTIAAGGGDKLGFMRLVPSALSLENLSYRINAIAFVGWTFTLMFGAIWAEKAWGRFWGWDTKEVWTFVIWVVYAGYLHARATRGWTGTRAAWLSIVGYLCVVFNFTIVNQFFNGLHSYSGL; encoded by the coding sequence ATGCTCCCCATCAACGAAACCATGGGCCAGTTCAGCGAGTTGTTTATGCTCCTCGCGGCGGGCACCTACACGGTGGCTTTCATCGCCTTCGCGTGGGACCTTGCCAAGAGCAGCAAAACCCTGCGCGCCGTGGACCTGAGGGCCGCCGAGCTCTCAGGCGCCGACGCCGCCCGCGTGCCGGTGGGTGCCGGCGTCGGGTCCTCCTCCGGGGCTGCTGACCGGACCGATTCGGACGTGGCCGGGCCTGTTGGCCGGGCTGAACGCCCGTCGTCCGTGACGGGTGCCGCTGCCGGGAATGCCAGCGGGATCGGCCAGACCGCCGACGGCGGCATGCGCTACTCTGCCGAGCGCCGCGCTCCCGCCCGGGTCGCCGTCGCACTGACGGTGCTGGGCGCTGCGATCCACGCGGCCGGCGTCATCACCCGGGCCATCGGCGCGGGACGCGTGCCGTGGGGCAACATGTACGAGTTCCTCACCACCGGCGCGTTCGTGGCTGTGGCCGTCTTCCTGATCGTCCTGGTGCGGCGCGACCTGCGCTTCCTGGGCACCTTCGTGGTGGGCCTGGCGATCATCATGCTCGTCGCTGCCTCCGTGGCGTACTGGACGCCTGTGGGGCACCTCGTTCCCGCGCTGCAGAGCTACTGGCTGATCATCCACGTCTCGATCGCCGTGCTGTCCTCCGCACTGTTCACCCTGACGTTCGCAATGTCTGCGCTGCAACTGGTCCAGTCGCACCGGCAGAAGACCATCGCTGCCGGCGGCGGCGACAAGCTGGGCTTCATGCGGCTCGTCCCGTCCGCGCTGAGCCTCGAGAACCTCTCCTACCGGATCAATGCCATCGCGTTCGTCGGCTGGACCTTCACGCTGATGTTCGGCGCCATCTGGGCCGAGAAGGCCTGGGGCCGCTTCTGGGGCTGGGACACCAAGGAAGTCTGGACGTTCGTGATCTGGGTGGTCTACGCCGGCTACCTGCACGCCCGCGCCACCCGTGGCTGGACCGGAACCCGCGCAGCCTGGCTCTCGATCGTGGGCTACCTCTGTGTCGTCTTCAACTTCACGATCGTGAACCAGTTCTTCAACGGCCTGCACTCGTACTCGGGGCTGTAA